One genomic region from Deltaproteobacteria bacterium encodes:
- the thiM gene encoding hydroxyethylthiazole kinase, whose product MLEYNLGLLLEQVRKRRPLVHCISNPVVLNFTANVLLAMGASPIMAHNMKEVEEIVSAAGALVLNLGMPSEKRGESMILAGKTANRRAIPTHLRSELVLRITEEVELAVICGNASEILALAGTSDKPRGVEAAHAVEEAIAVGRQIAEKLPAVIAITGPIDLITDGNSVVRCRNGHPLLASIAGSGCAASAIIAAFAAVHGNPLEAAAAGLAFLGLAGERAGEEGNLTLGLVCKGCNEVAILGKFSISCLCS is encoded by the coding sequence ATGCTCGAATACAATCTTGGTTTACTGCTTGAACAGGTAAGAAAAAGGAGACCGTTGGTTCACTGCATTAGCAATCCGGTGGTGTTGAATTTTACTGCCAATGTATTGCTGGCAATGGGTGCTTCGCCAATAATGGCGCACAACATGAAAGAGGTTGAGGAGATAGTCTCAGCTGCCGGAGCTCTTGTGCTGAATCTTGGCATGCCCTCTGAAAAAAGAGGCGAGTCAATGATTTTGGCGGGAAAAACGGCAAATCGGCGCGCCATTCCCACACATTTGCGCAGTGAATTGGTGCTGAGAATAACCGAGGAGGTTGAGCTGGCAGTAATATGTGGCAATGCCTCGGAAATCCTGGCCCTGGCTGGCACAAGCGACAAACCGAGGGGAGTGGAGGCTGCTCACGCTGTTGAGGAAGCAATCGCTGTTGGCCGCCAAATAGCAGAGAAATTGCCTGCAGTCATAGCCATAACTGGTCCCATTGACCTGATTACCGATGGCAACTCTGTGGTGCGCTGCCGGAACGGCCATCCACTGCTGGCATCCATTGCAGGCAGCGGCTGTGCTGCCAGCGCTATCATTGCCGCTTTTGCTGCGGTGCATGGGAACCCGCTGGAGGCAGCTGCCGCTGGCCTGGCCTTCCTGGGGCTGGCAGGCGAGAGGGCCGGGGAAGAGGGGAATTTGACGCTGGGGCTCGTCTGCAAGGGCTGCAATGAGGTGGCTATACTAGGAAAGTTTTCAATTTCTTGTCTGTGCAGCTGA